The following coding sequences lie in one Crassostrea angulata isolate pt1a10 chromosome 10, ASM2561291v2, whole genome shotgun sequence genomic window:
- the LOC128166090 gene encoding uncharacterized protein LOC128166090 isoform X1 yields MMRPAYHQVWLILVVILSVISAQTEEDDHTATACVGRCDFGYRMDCPRGKRVAPRDLTYHAKETSAQCPAIKQNPDVMCQSSEECCRYNGGDCSQPFSYSKAFDVFNNCSGYQNCGWFRAESVDLGNRCSHRDKTNYVSATYSCIKEETFIDICSEASRQGKSVSLLYNGSRYGGAIGDPRVCSCAITTSDCDSPARLKFRAVDLRLHSYNDITSCKPHSRVSLQDTATSQSLRCQSNYFQKGFRDVFYSSSPYARMSLYNQPGVYPTQVWLEVTATVPNIDVIVTCGSSQPENQLFCGPPLPLTSPAYEHKTSTKSSGDIFGPSGDGGEKPSPGKDNEPRETDDTVLSKKGFEWPDLGLIVGAVAGLLVVILIIVIIIICIKHRRGKLRKKPPMLPHPVPLSTPSSVIPSSFPSSATEERYTEEQYGDDKYGNYYESVAQPNGSMDNKSPFTPGKAMGSFFPSDRPKIPPPAPPSIPATPPVRKFSETKLDANPYHAPWDASVFQAPNNRAKKNDLAYATSDEIQVLIQRMENERGRVSEGLNIPKPIPQKGYIYIDDYQKKDGSSKAAELYVYQDDSEDSESESDNRRVNGVNGEQSDEASTRPSQGEQGTSEGTPRSNDNFCGSEDTGYRSVGSPEHVLVSEDDYLVPGSVKSTSSKGTSSSTVKVSERGSVIYNSSYGDPCDARRSETGSNSYGEPYDAVQEKETVDVKTKF; encoded by the exons ATGATGAGGCCGGCGTACCACCAAGTCTGGCTTATACTTGTGGTCATTTTGTCAG TGATATCAGCTCAAACTGAGGAGGATGATCACACGGCTACAGCTTGTGTGGGGCGCTGTGATTTTGGCTACAGAATGGACTGTCCCCGAGGAAAGAGAGTGGCTCCCCGGGATCTAACCTACCACGCAAAAGAGACCTCGGCACAGTGTCCAGCCATCAAACAGAACCCAGATGTGATGTGTCAGAGTAGCGAGGAATGTTGTCGCTACAACGGAGGCGACTGTAGTCAACCGTTCTCCTACAGCAAGGCTTTCGATGTGTTTAACAATTGCTCTGGGTACCAGAACTGTGGGTGGTTCAGGGCAGAGTCAGTAGACCTTGGAAACCGCTGCAGTCACCGAGACAAGACCAACTATGTGTCAGCTACCTACAGCTGTATCAAAG AGGAAACCTTTATAGATATATGTTCAGAGGCTTCAAGGCAAGGCAAATCGGTGTCCCTTTTGTACAATGGCTCTCGCTACGGAGGTGCCATAGGGGACCCCCGGGTCTGTTCCTGTGCCATCACCACATCAGACTGTGACTCTCCAGCCAGACTCAAGTTTCGTGCCGTTGATCTGAGACTCCATTCTTACAATGACATCACTTCCTGTAAGCCCCACAGTCGTGTATCGCTCCAAGACACAGCGACGTCACAGTCGTTACGGTGCCAGTCCAATTATTTCCAGAAAGGTTTCCGAGATGTGTTTTACAGCTCCTCGCCTTATGCCAGAATGTCCTTGTACAACCAGCCTGGGGTGTACCCCACTCAGGTGTGGCTGGAGGTGACAG CCACAGTACCTAATATAGATGTGATTGTGACATGTGGAAGCAGTCAACCAGAAAATCAGTTGTTTTGTGGGCCTCCATTGCCTCTCACCTCCCCAGCATACGAGCACAAAACCTCAACCAAATCATCAG GAGACATATTTGGTCCGTCTGGTGATGGAGGGGAGAAACCGTCACCTGGTAAAGATAATGAGCCTCGCGAGACAGACGACACCGTCCTCAGTAAAAAAG GTTTTGAATGGCCTG ACCTCGGGCTGATTGTGGGCGCTGTGGCTGGTCTCCTGGTAGTCATCCTCATCATTGTGATCATCATCATTTGTATCAAGCACAG GAGAGGGAAGCTGCGGAAGAAGCCCCCCATGCTGCCCCACCCTGTCCCTCTTTCCACCCCCAGCTCTGTCATCCCTTCCTCATTCCCTTCCTCAGCCACAGAGGAACGCTACACAGAGGAGCAGTATGGAGATGACAAATACGGGAACTATTATGAGAGCGTGGCTCAACCTAATGGCAGTATGGACAACAAATCTCCTTTCACTCCAGGGAAAGCGATGGGGTCATTTTTTCCTAGTGACCGCCCTAAGATACCACCCCCTGCTCCTCCAAGTATTCCAGCCACCCCACCAGTCAGAAAATTTTCAGAGACCAAACTGGACGCTAATCCATACCATGCCCCTTGGGATGCCTCCGTGTTCCAGGCTCCAAACAACAGAGCCAAGAAGAATGACCTGGCTTATGCTACCAGTGATGAGATCCAGGTGTTGATTCAGAGGATGGAGAATGAAAGAGGGCGTGTTTCAGAGGGACTCAACATACCAAAGCCCATCCCTCAGAAAGGTTACATTTATATTGATGATTATCAGAAAAAAGATGGAAGTTCAAAGGCTGCCGAGTTATATGTGTATCAGGATGACTCTGAGGACTCTGAGTCTGAAAGTGACAATAGGCGGGTGAACGGAGTGAATGGAGAGCAGTCGGATGAAGCCTCGACCCGCCCCTCACAGGGAGAGCAGGGGACAAGTGAAGGCACTCCCAGGTCTAATGACAATTTCTGTGGTAGTGAGGACACTGGGTATCGCTCTGTGGGCAGCCCTGAGCATGTGCTTGTGTCAGAGGACGATTACCTTGTACCTGGATCAGTCAAGTCCACCTCCAGCAAGGGAACCTCCTCCTCCACAGTGAAAGTCAGCGAGCGGGGGAGTGTCATTTATAACTCATCTTATGGAGATCCTTGTGATGCTAGACGAAGTGAGACGGGGAGTAATTCATATGGGGAGCCATATGATGCGGTGCAAGAAAAGGAAACTGTGGATGTGAAAACGAAATTCTGA
- the LOC128166090 gene encoding uncharacterized protein LOC128166090 isoform X2, with protein MMRPAYHQVWLILVVILSVISAQTEEDDHTATACVGRCDFGYRMDCPRGKRVAPRDLTYHAKETSAQCPAIKQNPDVMCQSSEECCRYNGGDCSQPFSYSKAFDVFNNCSGYQNCGWFRAESVDLGNRCSHRDKTNYVSATYSCIKEETFIDICSEASRQGKSVSLLYNGSRYGGAIGDPRVCSCAITTSDCDSPARLKFRAVDLRLHSYNDITSCKPHSRVSLQDTATSQSLRCQSNYFQKGFRDVFYSSSPYARMSLYNQPGVYPTQVWLEVTATVPNIDVIVTCGSSQPENQLFCGPPLPLTSPAYEHKTSTKSSGDIFGPSGDGGEKPSPGKDNEPRETDDTVLSKKDLGLIVGAVAGLLVVILIIVIIIICIKHRRGKLRKKPPMLPHPVPLSTPSSVIPSSFPSSATEERYTEEQYGDDKYGNYYESVAQPNGSMDNKSPFTPGKAMGSFFPSDRPKIPPPAPPSIPATPPVRKFSETKLDANPYHAPWDASVFQAPNNRAKKNDLAYATSDEIQVLIQRMENERGRVSEGLNIPKPIPQKGYIYIDDYQKKDGSSKAAELYVYQDDSEDSESESDNRRVNGVNGEQSDEASTRPSQGEQGTSEGTPRSNDNFCGSEDTGYRSVGSPEHVLVSEDDYLVPGSVKSTSSKGTSSSTVKVSERGSVIYNSSYGDPCDARRSETGSNSYGEPYDAVQEKETVDVKTKF; from the exons ATGATGAGGCCGGCGTACCACCAAGTCTGGCTTATACTTGTGGTCATTTTGTCAG TGATATCAGCTCAAACTGAGGAGGATGATCACACGGCTACAGCTTGTGTGGGGCGCTGTGATTTTGGCTACAGAATGGACTGTCCCCGAGGAAAGAGAGTGGCTCCCCGGGATCTAACCTACCACGCAAAAGAGACCTCGGCACAGTGTCCAGCCATCAAACAGAACCCAGATGTGATGTGTCAGAGTAGCGAGGAATGTTGTCGCTACAACGGAGGCGACTGTAGTCAACCGTTCTCCTACAGCAAGGCTTTCGATGTGTTTAACAATTGCTCTGGGTACCAGAACTGTGGGTGGTTCAGGGCAGAGTCAGTAGACCTTGGAAACCGCTGCAGTCACCGAGACAAGACCAACTATGTGTCAGCTACCTACAGCTGTATCAAAG AGGAAACCTTTATAGATATATGTTCAGAGGCTTCAAGGCAAGGCAAATCGGTGTCCCTTTTGTACAATGGCTCTCGCTACGGAGGTGCCATAGGGGACCCCCGGGTCTGTTCCTGTGCCATCACCACATCAGACTGTGACTCTCCAGCCAGACTCAAGTTTCGTGCCGTTGATCTGAGACTCCATTCTTACAATGACATCACTTCCTGTAAGCCCCACAGTCGTGTATCGCTCCAAGACACAGCGACGTCACAGTCGTTACGGTGCCAGTCCAATTATTTCCAGAAAGGTTTCCGAGATGTGTTTTACAGCTCCTCGCCTTATGCCAGAATGTCCTTGTACAACCAGCCTGGGGTGTACCCCACTCAGGTGTGGCTGGAGGTGACAG CCACAGTACCTAATATAGATGTGATTGTGACATGTGGAAGCAGTCAACCAGAAAATCAGTTGTTTTGTGGGCCTCCATTGCCTCTCACCTCCCCAGCATACGAGCACAAAACCTCAACCAAATCATCAG GAGACATATTTGGTCCGTCTGGTGATGGAGGGGAGAAACCGTCACCTGGTAAAGATAATGAGCCTCGCGAGACAGACGACACCGTCCTCAGTAAAAAAG ACCTCGGGCTGATTGTGGGCGCTGTGGCTGGTCTCCTGGTAGTCATCCTCATCATTGTGATCATCATCATTTGTATCAAGCACAG GAGAGGGAAGCTGCGGAAGAAGCCCCCCATGCTGCCCCACCCTGTCCCTCTTTCCACCCCCAGCTCTGTCATCCCTTCCTCATTCCCTTCCTCAGCCACAGAGGAACGCTACACAGAGGAGCAGTATGGAGATGACAAATACGGGAACTATTATGAGAGCGTGGCTCAACCTAATGGCAGTATGGACAACAAATCTCCTTTCACTCCAGGGAAAGCGATGGGGTCATTTTTTCCTAGTGACCGCCCTAAGATACCACCCCCTGCTCCTCCAAGTATTCCAGCCACCCCACCAGTCAGAAAATTTTCAGAGACCAAACTGGACGCTAATCCATACCATGCCCCTTGGGATGCCTCCGTGTTCCAGGCTCCAAACAACAGAGCCAAGAAGAATGACCTGGCTTATGCTACCAGTGATGAGATCCAGGTGTTGATTCAGAGGATGGAGAATGAAAGAGGGCGTGTTTCAGAGGGACTCAACATACCAAAGCCCATCCCTCAGAAAGGTTACATTTATATTGATGATTATCAGAAAAAAGATGGAAGTTCAAAGGCTGCCGAGTTATATGTGTATCAGGATGACTCTGAGGACTCTGAGTCTGAAAGTGACAATAGGCGGGTGAACGGAGTGAATGGAGAGCAGTCGGATGAAGCCTCGACCCGCCCCTCACAGGGAGAGCAGGGGACAAGTGAAGGCACTCCCAGGTCTAATGACAATTTCTGTGGTAGTGAGGACACTGGGTATCGCTCTGTGGGCAGCCCTGAGCATGTGCTTGTGTCAGAGGACGATTACCTTGTACCTGGATCAGTCAAGTCCACCTCCAGCAAGGGAACCTCCTCCTCCACAGTGAAAGTCAGCGAGCGGGGGAGTGTCATTTATAACTCATCTTATGGAGATCCTTGTGATGCTAGACGAAGTGAGACGGGGAGTAATTCATATGGGGAGCCATATGATGCGGTGCAAGAAAAGGAAACTGTGGATGTGAAAACGAAATTCTGA
- the LOC128167266 gene encoding protein starmaker-like — protein MEDTLKQSNRKGSRVQKNTTAAEKLDQENQASKPQTKKSSKTENNGEQEKGTVISNKSGARKTAKVNGVSESNEAPRAENGKAEEEMIKIKQEEDTEINEQRGKDRHVDESEAKGEINVKEKIQPETQRKNSHEDSSGIVPVKKRGRPKKGKENPEVNGQGDKVNTAGLDGVENTDPGRGMHTGPDKDVNTGQDNDGNNVLDQDVNTNPDKDVNTNPDKDVNTNPDKDRDTSMDKNEHAQLDKNVKKKSRKGDGKVHNKSQETVTEETRVSEEPTMAEEGEKTDHKPVGAEDNEGKSNKATKGRNEQPKAVMADHSNLDSENQSNENDDYTSPVKRKRGKLVEVKSEAAGDKEIKEKIHTETQKQSNKEDSSETAQDSSETAHAKKRGRPKKDQKNLEINTSLDKDVHSGLAKDANTNLDKDINTVLDKNVNSVGSKSQETATANIKSEETETADINISEGSKTVPTSKRGRPPKGQKNTEVNGHGDKNINTGLDKDVQKKPTQKSEVQSKSQEKVSEDTTVSEAQTSKNKKGGKRDDKVDAEDNRTKSARATKRQNEQPKAVMADHSNLDSESHSNENDNCTSPVKRKRGKQVEVKSEAEGGKGTKKKIHTETQKQNKEDSPETAHAKKRGRPKKGEEKTKSSPKKFEETRDPKSDGEEATKRKRGRQEHTVPGDEEKQTDKKGKGKHTSDKSHATSKWEENAAKFKWAKSAKKKFVGGHVSIAGGLYKAVLEAEEMGSRAFGLFLRSQRQWATKPLADKDAQKFRDTCVEYGYHPDMILPHGSYLMNCGSPEEENLQKSRNLLVEELQRCQKLGLTRFNFHPGSTCGKISVEECLDRIGDSINQALVKTEGVTVVIENMCCQGNTVGGKFEELREIINRIQDKTRIGVCLDTCHMFAAGYDISTEKGFSSMMEEFERVVGFRYLKAIHLNDSKGEVGNNLDRHENIGKGHIGTEGFRRIMNDSRLNNIPMILETPCPDDDTYEKEVKILYSLCK, from the exons ATGGAAGACACATTAAAGCAGAGCAATAGAAAGGGCTCAAGGGTACAAAAAAACACAACAGCAGCAGAGAAACTTGACCAGGAAAACCAAGCATCAAAGCCTCAAACTAAAAAATCAAGTAAGACAGAGAATAATGGAGAACAAGAGAAAGGAACTGTAATATCCAACAAAAGTGGTGCCAGAAAAACAGCAAAAGTGAATGGTGTTAGTGAAAGTAATGAGGCACCTAGAGCAGAGAATGGCAAGGCAGAAGAAGAAATGATCAAAATCAAGCAAGAGGAAGATACTGAAATCAATGAACAGAGGGGAAAAGATAGGCATGTTGACGAATCTGAAGCTAAGGGAGAAATAAATGTAAAGGAGAAAATTCAACCAGaaacacaaagaaaaaataGCCATGAGGATAGCTCAGGCATTGTCCCTGTTAAGAAAAGAGGAAGACCTAAAAAAGGCAAAGAAAATCCTGAAGTCAATGGACAGGGGGACAAAGTAAACACTGCAGGTCTGGATGGAGTAGAAAACACTGACCCAGGTAGAGGGATGCACACTGGTCCAGATAAAGATGTGAACACTGGTCAGGATAATGATGGAAATAATGTTCTGGACCAAGATGTAAACACTAATCCTGATAAAGATGTAAACACTAATCCTGATAAAGATGTAAACACTAATCCAGATAAAGATAGAGACACTAGTATGGATAAAAATGAACATGCTCAGTTggacaaaaatgttaaaaagaagTCCAGAAAAGGAGATGGTAAAGTACACAATAAATCACAGGAGACAGTAACTGAAGAGACAAGGGTCTCTGAGGAACCAACAATGGCTGAAGAAGGAGAAAAGACTGATCACAAACCAGTAGGTGCTGAGGACAATGAGGGCAAGTCTAATAAAGCCACGAAGGGGAGAAACGAGCAACCAAAAGCAGTGATGGCAGATCATAGCAATTTGGACTCTGAAAATCAGTCCAATGAAAATGATGATTATACCTCTCCTGTCAAACGTAAAAGAGGAAAACTAGTTGAAGTTAAATCTGAGGCTGCAGGAGACAAGGAAATAAAGGAGAAAATTCACACAGAAACTCAAAAACAAAGCAACAAGGAGGATAGCTCTGAAACTGCCCAGGATAGCTCAGAAACTGCCCATGCTAAAAAAAGAGGGAGACCCAAAAAAGACCAGAAAAATTTAGAAATCAATACCAGTCTCGATAAAGATGTTCACAGTGGTCTAGCTAAAGATGCAAACACCAATCTAGATAAAGATATTAACACTGTTCTGGATAAAAATGTAAACTCTGTTGGATCTAAATCACAGGAGACAGCAACTGCCAACATTAAATCAGAGGAAACAGAGACTGCAGATATAAACATCTCTGAAGGCTCAAAAACAGTCCCTACAAGTAAAAGAGGAAGACCTCCAAAAGGCCAGAAAAATACAGAAGTGAATGGACACGGGGACAAAAATATTAACACTGGTCTGGACAAAGATGTCCAGAAGAAGCCAACACAGAAAAGTGAAGTCCAGAGTAAATCACAAGAAAAGGTGTCTGAAGACACTACAGTTTCTGAAGCACAGACATCAAAGAATAAGAAAGGAGGAAAGAGGGATGATAAAGTGGATGCTGAGGATAATCGGACCAAGTCTGCCAGAGCCACCAAGAGACAAAACGAGCAACCAAAAGCAGTGATGGCAGATCATAGCAATCTGGACTCTGAAAGTCATTctaatgaaaatgataattgtaCCTCTCCTGTCAAACGTAAAAGAGGAAAACAAGTTGAAGTTAAATCTGAGGCTGAGGGAGGCAAGGGAACAAAGAAGAAAATTCACACAGAAACACAAAAACAGAACAAGGAGGACAGCCCAGAAACTGCCCATGCTAAGAAAAGAGGGAGACCCAAAAAAGGTGAGGAGAAAACTAAATCCAGTCCCAAGAAATTTGAGGAAACTCGGGATCCTAAGAGCGATGGGGAAGAAGCCACCAAGAGGAAGAGAGGAAGACAGGAACACACTGTGCCAGGAGATGAAGAAAAACAAACCGATAAGAAAGGGAAGGGAAAGCACACAAGTGATAAATCACATGCAACATCCAAATGGGAGGAAAATGCTGCCAAGTTCAAGTGGGCAAAAAGTGCCAAGAAGAAGTTTGTGGGAGGACATGTGTCCATTGCAG GTGGACTTTACAAAGCTGTATTGGAGGCTGAGGAGATGGGGTCCAGAGCATTTGGATTGTTTCTTAGATCCCAGAGGCAATGGGCTACTAAACCCCTGGCTGACAAAGATGCACAGAAGTTTCGTGATACTTGTGTG GAATATGGCTACCATCCTGACATGATACTCCCCCATGGGTCTTACTTGATGAACTGTGGCTCTCCGGAAGAGGAGAATCTCCAGAAGAGTCGGAACCTGCTGGTGGAGGAACTCCAGCGCTGTCAGAAACTGGGACTCACAAGATTCAACTTCCACCCAG GTTCTACTTGTGGGAAGATATCAGTTGAGGAGTGTTTAGACAGAATAGGAGACAGTATCAACCAGGCTTTGGTTAAAACAGAAGGGGTGACAGTTG TAATTGAAAACATGTGTTGTCAAGGAAACACTGTAGGAGGAAAGTTTGAGGAACTCAGAGAAATCATAAACAGAATTCAGGACAAAACTCGCATTGGAGTCTGTTTGGATACATGCCACATGTTTGCTGCAG GTTATGATATTTCAACAGAGAAAGGCTTCAGTAGTATGATGGAGGAGTTTGAACGTGTTGTTGGATTTCGGTACTTGAAGGCCATCCATCTGAATGACAGTAAAg GAGAAGTTGGGAACAACTTGGACAGACATGAGAATATTGGTAAAGGTCACATTGGAACGGAGGGATTCCGGCGTATAATGAACGACTCCAGATTGAACAACATTCCCATGATTCTAGAGACACCGTGTCCGGATGATGACACGTACGAGAAGGAGGTTAAGATCCTCTACTCCCTCTGCAAGTGA